One Bacteroidota bacterium genomic window carries:
- a CDS encoding T9SS type A sorting domain-containing protein, whose amino-acid sequence MVYSKNGLLTLCACLLSLLASKANPGDTLVVHTFSNAVHQNCNTIVQTFLFPADTNKYEKIMLNYKLTCPVGIGCDPYDRIGILKAFKNTGIFDSTGTEIKEPFEIMRMITPYGMGVTLWVDVSDYRSLLNDSVKMSTIICGYANGWSVTADFYMIKGNPIREAYSIENLWTGTFQYGNASDPIDNHLQPKSVTIDSLANQTKLRVVTTGHGFNCDPDPNVAEFSDLTHTLLVNGNTLQQHLWRDDCGANPLYPQPMSGTAIRTWFYNRANWCPGAWVRPHDYNITTLAAAGTNAVIDYDMVPYTNTGGPNCSYAPEYWIQTQLVYYHPPSYTNNVELQAIKQPNSAFDYRRTNPVCSGTNPIVLIKNNGASTLTSVEFQITVDGVAQPNYTWTGNLAFLDTTSVALPALTIATGTHSIEVTAILPNGLADEFPTDNFQKANFNSTNVYATNVIRLLVRTDNTGNESSYDIKDVVGNILYSHGPYAGNNLIYRDTFYLANGCYSFTMYDSFGDGMCCYNGNGFFRLIQGLTGTSYLANTGDFGAFKTVNFTLNAPNSIVENNYSTQLVVKPNPSNGLITVYFNGEKNQIESLEIFDALSNRIYSDSKIELAAEGKQIDLSNYSEGMYLIRLKQAQKQYTKRIVITK is encoded by the coding sequence ATGGTCTATAGTAAAAATGGTTTACTTACACTGTGTGCTTGCTTGCTGAGCTTACTTGCCTCCAAGGCCAATCCCGGCGACACGCTTGTTGTGCACACATTTTCGAATGCGGTTCATCAAAATTGCAATACCATAGTTCAAACATTTTTATTTCCTGCCGATACCAATAAGTATGAGAAAATAATGCTCAATTATAAATTAACCTGTCCGGTTGGAATTGGTTGCGACCCTTACGACCGTATTGGAATTTTAAAAGCATTTAAGAACACAGGAATTTTTGATAGCACCGGAACTGAAATAAAGGAGCCTTTCGAAATTATGCGCATGATTACTCCTTACGGCATGGGGGTTACACTTTGGGTGGATGTGAGCGATTACCGCAGCTTGTTAAACGATTCAGTAAAAATGAGCACCATTATTTGTGGCTATGCGAACGGATGGTCAGTAACTGCTGATTTCTACATGATAAAAGGAAATCCAATCCGCGAAGCTTACAGCATCGAAAATTTGTGGACAGGTACTTTTCAATATGGAAATGCCAGCGACCCCATTGACAATCATTTACAACCCAAATCAGTTACCATCGATTCGCTGGCAAACCAAACAAAATTGCGGGTTGTAACTACCGGTCACGGTTTTAATTGCGACCCCGATCCGAATGTAGCAGAGTTTTCAGACCTTACACATACCCTACTGGTAAATGGAAACACCTTACAACAACATCTCTGGCGCGACGATTGTGGCGCGAATCCGCTGTATCCTCAACCCATGTCGGGCACAGCAATAAGAACCTGGTTTTACAATCGGGCCAATTGGTGTCCGGGTGCCTGGGTGCGTCCGCACGATTACAATATTACCACCTTAGCGGCTGCTGGCACAAACGCCGTAATCGATTACGATATGGTACCTTATACCAATACCGGTGGCCCAAATTGCAGCTATGCACCTGAATATTGGATACAAACCCAATTGGTATATTATCACCCACCTTCCTATACCAACAATGTTGAACTGCAAGCAATCAAACAGCCCAACAGTGCTTTCGATTATCGCAGAACTAATCCGGTTTGTAGTGGTACAAATCCAATAGTGCTCATAAAAAACAATGGTGCTTCGACCCTAACTTCGGTTGAATTTCAAATAACTGTGGATGGTGTTGCTCAACCAAATTATACCTGGACTGGCAATTTAGCTTTTCTAGACACCACCAGCGTTGCATTACCTGCATTGACGATAGCTACCGGAACACATAGCATTGAAGTCACCGCAATTTTACCGAATGGACTAGCTGATGAATTTCCCACAGATAATTTTCAGAAAGCTAATTTCAATTCTACAAACGTCTATGCTACCAACGTAATTAGGCTCCTGGTTCGTACCGATAATACTGGAAATGAATCTTCCTACGACATAAAGGATGTGGTAGGAAATATACTTTATTCGCATGGCCCGTATGCAGGTAACAACTTAATTTACCGCGATACATTCTATTTGGCAAATGGATGTTATTCATTTACCATGTATGATAGTTTTGGTGATGGGATGTGTTGCTACAATGGAAATGGTTTTTTTCGCTTGATACAAGGATTAACGGGAACTTCTTACCTTGCAAATACTGGAGATTTCGGAGCCTTTAAAACCGTAAACTTTACGCTCAATGCACCTAATTCTATTGTGGAAAATAATTATTCAACTCAATTAGTTGTAAAGCCCAATCCAAGTAACGGATTAATTACGGTTTATTTTAATGGGGAGAAAAATCAA
- the sppA gene encoding signal peptide peptidase SppA: MRQFFKFMFASMLGFLICFFIVAALLIAGISTMLKSSEDEVFKISENSVLVLKLDDEIMDRASKNPFDNFNFSSLKSNHQNGLNEILKDIQKAKNDNNIKGIYLQLSAIPAGIATVEEIRNALLDFKSSNKFIISYSEHYTQKAYYLATVADAIYLNPAGDMDWKGLSAQLLFFKGMLEKLEVEPEIIRHGKFKSAIEPFILDKMSDANRIQTKAFIGSIWNHLLQGIMKQRKIEIDQLNALANNMTVNSAEDAVTAKLIDKLMYDDEVQLELNKRLKQKPDDKVSLVSLSKYHKVADSAHERLSMDKIAVIFAQGDIESGEGDEKTIGSEKLAAAIREARNDSKVKAIVLRVNSPGGSALASDVIWRETVLAKKQKPLVVSMGDLAASGGYYISCAADKIIASPTTITGSIGVFGVMMNAQKLLNNKLGITIDTVKTNYHADAGTALRPSSAEEKAFMQKSVEKIYDDFIGKVAEGRHKTKAEIDSMGQGRVWSGVDALRLGLIDELGGLESAIASAAKLAKIKEYRIYNLPKQKDALEQLVNDISGDVETKVIKKELGQSYNYLQQLRSFAKANNTVQMRMEYAVEIY, from the coding sequence ATGCGACAGTTTTTTAAGTTCATGTTTGCCTCCATGCTTGGCTTTTTAATTTGTTTTTTTATTGTTGCTGCACTACTAATTGCAGGAATTAGTACGATGCTTAAATCGAGTGAAGATGAAGTGTTTAAAATCTCGGAAAACTCTGTACTGGTGCTTAAACTCGATGATGAAATAATGGACCGAGCATCGAAAAATCCTTTTGATAATTTTAATTTCTCCTCACTCAAATCGAATCATCAAAATGGCTTAAATGAGATTTTGAAGGATATTCAAAAGGCGAAAAACGACAACAATATAAAAGGTATTTATTTACAATTATCCGCTATACCTGCTGGTATTGCTACAGTTGAGGAAATTAGAAATGCCCTTCTTGATTTTAAAAGTTCTAATAAGTTTATAATCAGTTACAGCGAACACTACACTCAAAAAGCGTATTACCTTGCAACTGTAGCGGATGCCATTTATCTCAATCCCGCTGGTGATATGGACTGGAAAGGCCTAAGTGCCCAGCTGCTTTTTTTCAAAGGAATGCTCGAAAAACTTGAAGTGGAACCTGAAATAATTCGTCACGGAAAATTTAAAAGTGCAATAGAACCTTTTATTTTAGATAAAATGAGCGACGCTAATCGCATTCAAACCAAAGCATTCATCGGTTCAATTTGGAACCACTTACTACAAGGAATTATGAAGCAACGCAAAATAGAAATTGATCAGCTCAATGCGCTTGCAAATAACATGACTGTTAATAGTGCAGAAGATGCTGTTACGGCGAAATTAATCGACAAGCTAATGTATGATGATGAAGTACAACTTGAATTAAATAAACGATTGAAACAAAAGCCAGATGATAAAGTGTCATTGGTTTCTTTGTCTAAATACCACAAGGTAGCAGATTCAGCGCACGAAAGATTAAGCATGGATAAAATTGCTGTTATTTTTGCTCAAGGCGATATTGAAAGTGGAGAAGGAGATGAAAAAACTATCGGTTCAGAAAAATTGGCCGCTGCCATTCGAGAAGCACGAAATGATTCCAAAGTAAAAGCAATTGTTTTACGTGTGAATTCACCAGGTGGAAGCGCATTAGCAAGCGATGTTATTTGGCGTGAAACCGTGCTTGCTAAAAAGCAAAAACCGCTTGTTGTTTCCATGGGCGATTTAGCTGCCTCGGGCGGTTATTACATTAGTTGTGCTGCCGATAAAATTATTGCTAGCCCAACAACCATTACCGGATCTATTGGAGTATTTGGTGTAATGATGAATGCTCAAAAACTGCTCAACAATAAATTGGGTATTACCATCGATACCGTAAAAACTAACTATCATGCTGACGCAGGCACTGCCCTTCGACCAAGTAGTGCCGAAGAAAAAGCTTTTATGCAAAAATCAGTTGAAAAAATATACGATGATTTTATCGGAAAAGTAGCCGAAGGGCGTCACAAAACAAAAGCAGAAATTGATAGTATGGGCCAAGGACGTGTTTGGAGTGGAGTTGATGCATTGCGATTAGGATTAATTGATGAATTGGGTGGACTTGAAAGTGCAATTGCTTCAGCAGCGAAATTGGCTAAAATAAAGGAGTACCGAATTTATAATTTGCCCAAACAAAAAGATGCACTGGAACAATTGGTAAACGACATTTCAGGAGATGTAGAAACAAAAGTGATTAAAAAAGAATTGGGTCAAAGCTACAACTACTTGCAGCAATTGCGCTCATTTGCGAAAGCAAATAACACAGTTCAAATGCGCATGGAATATGCAGTTGAAATTTATTAA
- a CDS encoding PKD domain-containing protein has protein sequence MQACVLRPLIFLLLLVFQYKSHATHIVGGVLNYRYLGNSNYEIHLTVFRDCSPSVTTPFDNPARVGIFDGANNFINDILIPISPIDTLAPSINSPCLTPPSICYERAQYFDTINLPPTNLGYQLAYQRCCRNGTIQNIVTPLQIGATYYASLPSNTIAFSNSNPTFTNLPPLFLCLNYPYTFDHSATDLDSDSLVYSLYTPLEGGSQGSPSPNPTNPPPYFPLSFQPPYNLSNVMGGVPLTINPQTGSLTVTPNTQGQFVVGVQVAEYRNGFYLGATKRDVQFNVVPCPNLIVSEIVIPVPSLQAIVACGSNTVQFNNNSFGAVNYKWNFGDPTTISDTSLLFQPSYTYPGPGTYQSYLVAFSSNPNCNDTSFATVKVYPPFTADFTSNFNPCTRTVSLTDLTTFPGHPITSRSWNFGDGSTSTLQNPTHTYANPGTYTITMQSASNLGCSGSKSITITVPSVNTLSVAGSTSICLGDSTQISVSGGFDYSWFPTISLSNPTSANPIAFPSSTTTYSVLGKVLTSTGDTCSANQSVTVTVNALAQAAASVNPISCGKKTIPFTNTSLNALSYAWNFGDPSSTSNTSLQTNPVHLYSDTGIFQIRLVAYTQAGQQGCTDTTYTSLHIYPPIIAGFDYEVESCSNTVSFYDSTADAFSHPSNWVWDFGDGQFSFLQNPIHVYASFGNFNASLIASTWVGCKDTLIVPINLTALAAAVGPNDTSLCDGNPVEISASGGIAYLWTPAIGLSSDTVANPTVTINQTTTYTVAITAIAADGDTCIISKNVTVFVPSGQLPALTATVDKDTIYAGESTILHAIPDQSNLFYNWTPASWLNSAAIANPVATPLETITYQVVLSDSFECVRNADVKIVVIQLSCGESEVFIPNSFTPNNDGENDILFVRGNQIKELYFIVYNRWGEKVFETNNPKSGWDGIYKGVISEPGVFAYYARIICLNNDELIKQGNVTLLR, from the coding sequence ATGCAAGCTTGCGTTTTACGCCCTTTAATTTTTTTATTACTTTTAGTTTTTCAGTATAAAAGCCACGCTACACATATAGTTGGAGGAGTTTTAAATTATCGGTATTTGGGGAATAGCAATTATGAAATTCATCTTACCGTATTTAGAGACTGCAGCCCTAGTGTAACCACACCTTTTGATAATCCGGCAAGAGTTGGAATATTTGATGGAGCCAATAATTTTATCAACGATATTTTAATTCCAATATCTCCAATTGATACCTTGGCTCCTTCAATTAATAGTCCTTGCCTGACTCCGCCCTCTATTTGTTATGAACGCGCTCAGTATTTTGATACCATTAATTTACCACCAACTAATTTAGGGTATCAATTGGCCTATCAGCGTTGTTGCCGCAATGGGACTATACAAAACATAGTAACGCCTTTGCAAATTGGAGCAACATATTATGCAAGTTTACCAAGCAATACAATTGCTTTTTCAAACTCAAATCCAACCTTTACGAATTTACCTCCGCTTTTTTTGTGCTTAAATTATCCTTACACGTTTGATCATTCGGCAACAGATTTGGATAGCGATTCATTGGTGTATAGTTTATATACTCCTCTTGAAGGAGGTTCGCAAGGATCCCCTTCTCCCAATCCTACCAATCCCCCACCCTACTTTCCACTATCGTTTCAGCCACCCTATAATCTTTCAAATGTTATGGGAGGTGTGCCTTTGACTATCAATCCGCAAACGGGTTCGCTAACAGTAACCCCAAATACACAAGGGCAATTTGTAGTAGGTGTTCAAGTGGCTGAATACCGCAATGGTTTTTATTTAGGAGCTACCAAAAGAGATGTGCAATTTAATGTAGTGCCATGCCCTAATTTAATTGTCTCTGAAATTGTAATTCCAGTACCCAGTTTGCAAGCAATTGTAGCTTGTGGAAGCAATACAGTGCAGTTTAACAACAATAGTTTTGGAGCAGTAAACTATAAGTGGAATTTTGGTGATCCTACAACAATAAGCGACACCTCTTTATTGTTTCAACCCAGCTATACTTATCCCGGTCCCGGTACATATCAATCCTACTTAGTAGCTTTTAGTTCGAATCCAAATTGTAACGATACCAGCTTTGCTACGGTAAAAGTTTACCCTCCTTTTACTGCTGATTTTACAAGCAATTTTAATCCTTGTACACGAACTGTTAGCCTAACTGATTTAACAACCTTTCCGGGTCACCCTATTACTAGCCGTTCCTGGAATTTTGGAGATGGTAGTACTTCAACATTGCAAAACCCAACGCATACCTATGCAAACCCGGGAACTTATACCATAACTATGCAGTCGGCTTCTAATTTGGGTTGTTCAGGTAGCAAAAGTATAACGATTACCGTTCCATCGGTAAATACACTAAGCGTTGCCGGTTCAACTTCCATATGTTTAGGCGATAGTACACAGATTTCTGTAAGTGGTGGTTTCGATTATTCGTGGTTTCCGACGATTAGCCTTAGCAACCCTACTAGTGCTAACCCTATTGCATTTCCAAGTAGTACTACTACTTATTCTGTTTTAGGAAAAGTACTTACGAGTACAGGTGATACATGTAGCGCCAACCAATCGGTTACTGTTACGGTGAATGCTTTAGCACAGGCAGCAGCATCTGTTAATCCAATAAGTTGTGGCAAAAAAACGATTCCTTTCACTAATACATCGCTTAATGCACTAAGTTATGCTTGGAATTTTGGAGACCCCAGTTCTACAAGCAATACATCCCTGCAAACAAATCCTGTACATCTGTATTCAGATACCGGAATTTTTCAGATTCGCTTAGTTGCTTATACGCAAGCGGGACAACAAGGATGTACCGATACAACCTATACTAGTTTGCATATTTACCCACCAATAATTGCCGGTTTTGATTATGAAGTAGAAAGCTGCAGCAATACTGTTAGCTTTTATGACAGCACCGCTGATGCTTTTTCGCATCCTTCAAATTGGGTATGGGATTTTGGTGATGGGCAATTTTCATTTCTTCAAAATCCGATACATGTGTATGCGAGTTTTGGGAATTTTAATGCGAGTTTAATTGCAAGTACATGGGTAGGATGTAAAGATACGCTGATTGTTCCCATTAATTTAACTGCTTTGGCTGCTGCAGTTGGCCCAAATGATACCAGTTTGTGTGACGGTAATCCGGTAGAAATTTCGGCCTCCGGAGGTATCGCGTATTTATGGACACCGGCAATTGGATTAAGCAGTGACACTGTTGCCAACCCAACTGTTACAATTAATCAAACTACCACCTATACTGTTGCAATTACAGCAATTGCGGCCGATGGAGATACTTGTATTATTTCAAAAAATGTAACAGTATTTGTCCCTTCCGGTCAATTACCCGCCTTAACAGCAACAGTTGATAAAGATACTATTTATGCAGGTGAAAGCACTATACTGCATGCTATCCCCGATCAATCAAATTTATTCTACAATTGGACTCCGGCATCCTGGTTAAATAGCGCAGCAATTGCAAATCCTGTTGCTACACCTCTTGAAACAATCACTTACCAAGTTGTACTATCCGATTCATTTGAATGTGTGCGTAATGCCGATGTTAAAATTGTAGTGATTCAATTGAGTTGTGGCGAGAGTGAAGTGTTTATTCCCAATTCATTTACGCCCAATAACGATGGCGAAAACGATATTTTATTTGTACGCGGAAATCAAATTAAAGAATTGTATTTTATCGTTTACAATCGCTGGGGTGAAAAAGTATTTGAAACTAATAATCCCAAAAGTGGTTGGGATGGAATTTACAAAGGAGTTATTTCAGAACCGGGAGTATTTGCCTACTATGCGCGTATTATCTGTTTAAATAATGATGAATTAATTAAGCAGGGAAATGTAACTCTATTACGCTAA
- a CDS encoding thioredoxin domain-containing protein, whose translation MTQTQAKFTNKLIHETSPYLLQHAHNPVDWYAWNENTLQKAKDENKLLLISIGYSACHWCHVMEHESFENEGIAQLMNAHFICVKVDREERPDIDQVYMNAVQLMTGSGGWPLNCFALPDGRPIYGGTYFQPERWKNVLLNIADLYSNEPNKAIEYAQKLVDGIHQSELIKREEKAAEFTTEELAKIVSEWCKRFDTIEGGADRTPKFPLPNNYLFLLQFAFLQKSPAIERHVHLTLQKMAMGGIYDQLGGGFARYSTDHLWKVPHFEKMLYDNAQLVSLYSEAFQTTQKELYKNVVVETLRFIEREMTSTEGAFYSALDADTEGKEGKYYVWTKEELQHLLGEAFEIASTYYSVNEIGYWEEENYILLRKKEDHELAQALNLDEAELLVKLETIKKILLHAREKRARPGLDDKILCSWNALMIKGYSNAYKVFGTENYLRIADEAAKFICNKMMQDDCTLLHSYKNGKAVINGFLEDYCFTIEAYISLYDVTFNEFYLEDAKRLMDYSIAHFYDSESGFFFFTSDLDAPLIARKMETSDNVIPASNSSIAHSLFLLGHYFDVPDYIDKSRQMLRNVKRMMLHYGEGYSNWARLQLYELTPFYEIAIVGNNAEKFRVDLQKIYLPNTLIMGSAHTSKLPLLENKYVENKTLIYVCKERNCFLPVETVDDAMKLLK comes from the coding sequence ATGACTCAAACACAAGCAAAGTTTACCAATAAGCTCATTCACGAAACTAGTCCTTATTTGTTACAGCATGCCCACAATCCGGTTGATTGGTATGCCTGGAACGAAAACACTTTGCAAAAAGCAAAAGATGAAAACAAATTATTGCTAATCAGCATCGGTTATTCGGCATGTCATTGGTGCCATGTTATGGAGCACGAAAGTTTTGAAAACGAAGGAATAGCGCAGCTAATGAATGCTCACTTCATTTGTGTTAAAGTGGATAGAGAAGAGCGTCCTGATATTGATCAAGTATACATGAATGCCGTGCAGTTAATGACCGGCAGCGGCGGATGGCCACTGAATTGCTTTGCTCTGCCGGATGGTCGTCCTATTTATGGAGGTACTTATTTTCAACCTGAGCGCTGGAAAAATGTGTTGTTGAACATTGCTGATTTATACAGCAACGAACCTAACAAAGCTATTGAATATGCTCAAAAATTAGTAGATGGCATTCATCAAAGTGAACTCATAAAGCGTGAGGAAAAAGCAGCAGAATTTACCACTGAAGAGTTAGCAAAAATAGTTTCCGAATGGTGTAAACGCTTTGATACAATTGAAGGGGGAGCAGATAGAACTCCGAAATTTCCTTTACCTAATAACTATTTATTTTTGTTGCAGTTCGCCTTCCTTCAAAAAAGCCCTGCAATTGAAAGGCATGTGCATCTTACTTTACAAAAAATGGCAATGGGTGGAATTTATGATCAATTGGGAGGTGGATTTGCTCGCTACTCAACCGATCATTTGTGGAAGGTACCTCATTTCGAAAAAATGTTGTACGACAATGCTCAGTTAGTGAGTTTGTACAGCGAAGCATTTCAAACTACACAAAAAGAGCTATACAAAAATGTAGTTGTTGAAACTCTCCGTTTTATTGAACGCGAAATGACTTCTACTGAAGGTGCATTTTATTCGGCTTTGGATGCCGACACTGAGGGAAAGGAAGGAAAATACTATGTATGGACAAAAGAAGAATTACAGCATTTGTTAGGTGAGGCTTTTGAAATTGCATCAACCTACTATTCGGTAAATGAAATTGGCTATTGGGAAGAAGAAAACTACATTTTACTCAGAAAAAAAGAAGATCATGAATTGGCGCAAGCATTGAATTTAGATGAAGCTGAATTGCTTGTGAAGCTTGAAACGATAAAGAAGATACTACTCCATGCGCGAGAAAAAAGAGCAAGACCCGGCTTAGATGATAAAATTTTATGTTCGTGGAATGCATTGATGATTAAGGGATACAGCAATGCGTACAAGGTATTTGGCACAGAAAATTATTTACGAATAGCTGATGAAGCAGCCAAATTTATTTGCAACAAAATGATGCAAGATGATTGTACTCTTCTTCATTCCTATAAAAATGGAAAGGCAGTAATCAATGGTTTTTTGGAAGATTATTGCTTTACAATAGAAGCTTATATTTCCTTGTACGATGTTACTTTTAATGAATTTTATTTAGAAGATGCTAAACGTCTTATGGATTATAGCATTGCGCATTTTTATGATTCGGAAAGCGGATTTTTCTTTTTTACATCGGACCTAGATGCTCCATTGATAGCGCGAAAGATGGAAACTTCCGACAATGTAATTCCTGCATCAAATTCAAGCATTGCCCATTCTCTTTTTTTGTTAGGTCATTATTTTGATGTGCCCGATTATATAGATAAGTCACGTCAAATGCTTCGGAATGTGAAACGAATGATGCTACATTATGGAGAAGGTTATTCGAATTGGGCAAGGTTACAACTCTATGAGCTAACGCCATTTTACGAGATTGCAATTGTGGGAAATAACGCTGAAAAATTTCGGGTAGACCTTCAAAAAATCTATCTTCCCAATACACTAATTATGGGCTCAGCACACACAAGTAAGCTTCCTTTGCTTGAAAACAAATACGTTGAAAACAAAACTTTAATATACGTATGCAAGGAAAGAAATTGCTTTTTACCTGTTGAAACGGTTGATGATGCAATGAAGTTGCTGAAGTAA
- a CDS encoding ABC-F family ATP-binding cassette domain-containing protein, producing the protein MISVNQLSVQFGGNYLFDEVSFLVNSRDRIGLVGKNGAGKSTLLKILSGAQASETGTIAKQNECTIGYLPQEMVYQSGNSVFDEAATAFKEIRELEHAIEHINEQLATREDHNSTEYYNLIHQLNDKNERFQLLDGYSIHANIELVLFGLGFEREDLTRLTDEFSGGWRMRIELAKILLQKPSVLLLDEPTNHLDIESIQWLEDFLKNYAGALVLVSHDRAFLDTITNRTIEISLGKIYDYKTNYSRYVELRNERRALQQAEAKNQEKYIEHTEELINKFRAKKNKAAFAQSLIKKLDKLERVEVDDEETSSIRFRFPPAPRAGKVVVEAQEVQKKYGDKVIFTGVDFMIERQEKIAFVGRNGEGKSTLSKLIVGKESYEGKLIIGHNTEIGYYAQNQAEMLDGDKSVFETIDEAAVGEIRKNVRGLLGSFLFSGDTIDKKVKVLSGGEKSRLAMCKLLLHPYNLLVLDEPTNHLDMRSKDVLKQALINYDGTLIIVSHDRDFLQGLTNKVFEFRNKSIKQHIGDVYDFLASKKIANLGELEVKAIAAKAESDERKSENKVSFEQKRENEKELRKISNQISKSEKEIERLELELKQMDEVLMDPEKYKEAMKSSDLFQKYESTKVLLEKEMENWAALNEKLEQAKVIT; encoded by the coding sequence ATGATTTCGGTAAATCAACTATCAGTACAATTTGGGGGAAATTATTTGTTCGACGAAGTTTCGTTTTTGGTTAATTCGCGCGATCGAATTGGTTTGGTTGGTAAAAATGGTGCAGGAAAATCAACGCTTCTCAAAATATTAAGTGGTGCACAAGCATCAGAAACAGGCACTATCGCGAAACAAAATGAGTGTACTATCGGCTATTTGCCTCAAGAAATGGTATATCAATCAGGCAACTCTGTGTTTGATGAAGCGGCTACTGCTTTTAAGGAAATTAGAGAATTAGAACACGCTATCGAACATATCAACGAACAGTTAGCAACCCGAGAAGATCACAACAGCACTGAGTACTATAATTTAATACACCAACTTAACGATAAAAACGAGCGATTTCAACTACTCGATGGCTATTCAATTCATGCCAACATTGAACTGGTCTTATTTGGATTAGGATTTGAACGGGAAGATTTAACGCGTTTAACGGATGAATTCAGCGGAGGCTGGAGAATGCGCATTGAACTAGCCAAAATATTACTTCAAAAACCAAGTGTGTTGTTGCTGGATGAGCCAACCAATCACCTCGATATTGAAAGTATTCAATGGCTCGAAGATTTTTTGAAAAACTATGCGGGAGCCTTGGTGTTAGTTAGTCACGATAGAGCTTTTTTAGATACCATCACCAACCGTACAATAGAAATTAGTTTAGGTAAAATATACGATTATAAAACCAATTATTCGCGCTATGTTGAACTACGTAATGAACGTAGAGCATTGCAACAAGCCGAGGCTAAAAATCAAGAAAAGTATATTGAACATACCGAAGAGCTTATTAATAAGTTTCGTGCGAAAAAAAACAAGGCAGCTTTTGCACAAAGCCTAATCAAAAAGTTAGATAAGCTCGAAAGAGTGGAGGTTGACGACGAAGAAACTTCAAGTATTCGTTTCCGTTTTCCACCGGCACCGCGTGCAGGAAAAGTAGTGGTGGAAGCGCAGGAAGTACAGAAAAAATATGGTGATAAGGTCATTTTTACAGGCGTTGATTTTATGATTGAACGCCAGGAAAAAATTGCTTTTGTTGGACGAAATGGCGAAGGAAAATCAACCTTATCAAAGTTAATTGTTGGCAAGGAATCCTATGAAGGAAAACTCATAATTGGTCACAATACCGAAATTGGATATTATGCGCAAAACCAAGCAGAGATGCTGGATGGGGATAAATCGGTTTTCGAAACAATTGATGAAGCTGCTGTAGGCGAAATTCGTAAAAATGTGCGCGGCTTGCTGGGTTCATTTTTATTCAGTGGCGATACTATCGACAAAAAAGTAAAAGTACTTTCAGGTGGAGAAAAATCGCGTTTGGCCATGTGCAAACTACTTTTACATCCGTATAATTTATTGGTGTTGGATGAACCTACCAACCACCTCGACATGCGCAGTAAAGACGTGTTGAAACAAGCATTAATAAATTACGATGGAACCTTAATCATTGTGAGCCACGATCGTGATTTTTTACAAGGATTAACCAACAAAGTTTTTGAATTTCGCAACAAAAGCATCAAGCAACACATTGGTGATGTGTACGATTTTTTAGCATCAAAAAAAATAGCTAATCTGGGCGAACTCGAAGTAAAAGCAATTGCTGCAAAAGCCGAATCGGATGAAAGAAAATCAGAGAACAAAGTTTCATTCGAACAAAAAAGGGAAAATGAAAAGGAACTTCGAAAAATTTCAAATCAAATAAGCAAAAGCGAAAAAGAAATTGAACGACTCGAATTAGAACTGAAGCAAATGGATGAAGTGCTGATGGATCCTGAAAAATATAAAGAGGCCATGAAAAGTAGCGACCTGTTTCAAAAATACGAATCCACCAAAGTGCTGCTCGAAAAGGAAATGGAAAACTGGGCTGCCTTGAACGAAAAACTTGAGCAAGCAAAAGTAATCACTTAA